One window of Phycisphaeraceae bacterium genomic DNA carries:
- a CDS encoding DUF839 domain-containing protein, producing the protein MSEVQTRRWFLQRSMAMTLGINGLSAFTSRSVLAETISDLLTPNLDTGFGPLVKDPNGIIDLPQDFAYSIISRVGQRMDDGFLVPGRPDGMAAFEGPDGLTLIVRNHENEHQWKETSPYGEDNALLSRIPKHLMYDSGYGKTPALGGTTTIVYDTRSQRKIDEFMSLAGTSRNCAGGPTPWGSWITCEETIETRDDKREIDHGYAFEVPARVRDGEYGLVKPVPLRAMGRFNHEAVAVNPGSGIVYQTEDRHDGLLYRFIPNVKGKLAEGGRLQALAIVGRDSADLRNWDSTPTVRVNDLPLLVRWIDLDGIEAPDDDLRYRGFEKGCARFARGEGMWFGDECVYFACTSGGEKQAGQIWKYTPAPADLEGTDREQTSPGFLQLLVEPNDVSIVENADNITVAPWGDLIVCEDGPGQQHLLRVTPHGRVSTFALNTVSESEFAGACFSPDGSTLFVNIQHTGLTLAITGPWPKV; encoded by the coding sequence ATGAGTGAAGTCCAGACACGTCGATGGTTTCTTCAACGCTCGATGGCGATGACACTCGGCATCAATGGCCTGAGTGCGTTCACATCTCGCAGCGTTCTTGCCGAAACGATCTCCGATCTTCTAACTCCAAATCTGGACACCGGATTTGGTCCGCTTGTCAAAGATCCAAACGGCATCATCGATTTGCCACAGGACTTTGCGTACTCGATTATCTCGCGCGTCGGTCAACGAATGGACGATGGATTCCTTGTCCCCGGTCGACCTGACGGGATGGCTGCGTTTGAAGGGCCTGACGGACTCACACTTATTGTCCGAAACCATGAAAATGAACACCAATGGAAAGAAACCTCGCCATACGGTGAGGACAACGCGTTGCTGTCACGTATTCCTAAGCACCTGATGTACGACTCCGGCTATGGCAAAACACCCGCGCTTGGCGGCACAACGACGATCGTGTACGACACACGAAGCCAGCGCAAGATTGATGAGTTCATGTCGCTCGCTGGCACCTCCCGCAACTGTGCTGGCGGACCAACACCATGGGGAAGCTGGATCACGTGCGAAGAAACTATCGAGACACGTGACGACAAACGCGAGATCGACCACGGCTATGCGTTTGAGGTACCGGCGCGTGTGCGCGACGGTGAGTACGGACTGGTCAAACCTGTACCGCTTCGCGCGATGGGGCGATTCAACCACGAAGCTGTTGCAGTGAATCCTGGTTCCGGTATCGTGTACCAGACTGAGGATCGTCACGACGGGCTGCTCTACCGCTTCATTCCGAATGTCAAAGGCAAACTCGCCGAAGGAGGTCGTCTGCAGGCACTCGCGATCGTTGGACGCGACAGTGCAGATCTTCGCAACTGGGACAGCACTCCAACCGTTCGAGTCAATGATCTTCCGCTGCTTGTACGCTGGATTGATCTTGACGGGATCGAAGCACCCGATGACGACCTCCGCTACCGTGGATTCGAAAAAGGATGCGCTCGATTCGCCCGTGGCGAGGGTATGTGGTTCGGCGATGAATGTGTCTACTTTGCGTGCACATCCGGCGGCGAGAAACAGGCAGGGCAGATATGGAAGTACACACCTGCACCTGCAGATCTGGAAGGCACCGATCGAGAGCAGACATCGCCCGGATTCCTGCAACTTCTTGTTGAGCCGAATGATGTCAGCATCGTCGAAAACGCCGACAACATCACTGTCGCGCCATGGGGTGATCTGATCGTCTGCGAGGACGGGCCAGGCCAGCAGCATCTTCTACGCGTTACACCGCACGGCAGGGTCAGCACATTCGCACTCAATACCGTAAGCGAGTCAGAGTTTGCTGGCGCGTGCTTCTCGCCTGATGGCTCCACCCTGTTTGTGAACATCCAGCACACAGGACTGACACTCGCGATCACGGGACCGTGGCCGAAGGTCTGA